In Malassezia japonica chromosome 2, complete sequence, one DNA window encodes the following:
- a CDS encoding uncharacterized protein (EggNog:ENOG503NW3J; COG:K) — translation MEQRANRARNALLSGNSGDSSVGSTSWPGVWGADNLPPLPYDGTDSGRAPRPDAVSATRAEDGDAKRKRSALSDEEPAKRAREDARPSLDPVLERRDTYAHDALDTIRELHPQFVDHEGASEDAQLVLDDPLSFPLESRYDSETRTGLAEAAVAAAAAMQSPPTDGVPRRLQPRGEDAPRKQLKPAQEKTRAAFVAAHAGQTYEQMVLERAYSSDRLYWLKEAYGLSWRTGRWSQEEEELATAALEKFCKHYKLSSAGLDELIWHRKPEQKHMHEELWKHIALSVGTRPNYAVRMHIKSMRKDVVRGGNWTQADVDALTAAVAELGHQWEKIGARLGRSGNVCKHYWREQMQSSHAAQVPQGAFRPEEEAALRRVVLDCCEKVGCAPDGPNLPWTLIHEQLGPSTRRISVLSRKWRGMLSAERRNLEDQNARWYAPHDDHVLLQRIRAQRKSSTADIEFDKLASDDWQWPTYVVKKHWTVMLRKRIPAHFQGTLDELLSLLESRVPSPDEYKMLASGRRPAKSPPLGSYAEAA, via the coding sequence atgGAGCAGCGGGCGAACCGCGCACGGAACGCGCTTCTTTCCGGTAATAGCGGCGATTCGAGCGTCGGAAGTACATCATGGCCGGGAGTGTGGGGCGCTGACAACCTTCCGCCCCTGCCGTACGACGGCACGGACTcgggacgtgcgccgcgtcccgACGCTgtcagcgcgacgcgtgccgaggacggcgacgcgaAGCGCAAACGGAGTGCActgagcgacgaggagcctGCGAAACGTGCGCGTGAGGATGCGAGACCATCGCTGGACCCtgtcctcgagcggcgcgacacgtatgcgcacgacgcgctcgacacgatccgcgagctgcatCCGCAGTTTGTCGACCACGAAGGCGCCTCTGAAGACGCGCAGCTAGTGCTGGACGACCCACTCTCGTTCCCCCTCGAGTCGCGCTACGATTCCGAGACGCGTACcgggctcgccgaggccgccgtcgcagcggcggcagcgatgcaatcgccgccgaccgacggcgtgccgcggcgcctgcagcCGCGGGGCGAGGACGCGCCCCGGAAACAGCTCAAGCCAGCGCAGGaaaagacgcgcgccgcgtttgtcgctgcgcacgctgggCAGACATACGAGCAGATGGTCCTGGAGCGAGCCTACTCCAGTGACCGGCTGTACTGGCTCAAAGAAGCGTATGGCCTCTCGTGGCGGACCGGGCGCTGGAGCCAAGAAGAAgaggagctcgcgacgGCTGCGCTGGAAAAGTTTTGCAAGCACTACAAGCTCTCCTCTGCCGGGCTGGACGAGCTCATCTGGCACCGCAAGCCCGAGCAGAAGCACATGCACGAGGAGCTCTGGAAGCACATTGCCCTTTCTGTCGGGACGCGCCCCAACTATGCGGTGCGCATGCACATCAAGTCGATGCGCAAAGACGTGGTACGCGGTGGCAACTGGACCCAagccgacgtcgacgcgctcaccgcggccgtggccgaACTGGGCCACCAGTGGGAGAAAATTGGCGCGCGGCTGGGCCGCTCTGGCAACGTCTGCAAGCACTACTGGCGCGAGCAGATGCAGAGCagccacgcggcgcaggtcccCCAAGGCGCCTTTCGgccggaggaggaggcggcgctgcgtcgtgTCGTGCTCGACTGCTGCGAGAAGGTGGGCTGTGCCCCCGACGGTCCTAATCTGCCCTGGACGCTGATCCACGAGCAGCTGGGcccctcgacgcggcgcatcaGTGTGCTCTCCCGCAAATGGCGCGGCATGCTCAGTGCTGAGCGGCGCAATTTGGAGGACCAAAATGCACGCTGGTACGCCCCCCACGACGACCATgtcctgctgcagcgcatccggGCACAGCGCAAGAGCAGTACCGCGGACATTGAGTTTGACAAGCTCGCGTCCGACGACTGGCAATGGCCGACGTATGTGGTCAAGAAGCACTGGACCGTCATGCTCCGCAAGCGCATCCCCGCCCATTTCCaaggcacgctcgacgagctcctcaGTCTTTTAGAGAGCCGCGTGCCATCGCCCGACGAATACAAGATGCTGGCGTCGGGTCGCCGGCCGGCCAAGTCGCCTCCCCTCGGCAGCTATGCGGAAGCGGCGTGA
- a CDS encoding uncharacterized protein (EggNog:ENOG503NXG9; COG:S): MSLLASKSVRVALSSSVRRASLSTIAAPVRTGVAMRSFPKRFAAAAYSTHHDAPVVDFDPNAVTAMDKQKPPAPGADFRVAIVGAGNINFGSDEGPWNHSFRLEHKLGPRLKVTALIDPSVERAKSVLKTKCDSFVVSAYKDTVIYPDAESYIKALKPEERPHAIWVGSPPAFRGTLLPGRNLEQVLNEGLPGVPLFVEKPVSTGPVDQAFEVSDMLNKAGTLVSVGYMLRYLKVVQKMKQVIEENNLNVMSINARYIMAYEHTAKLDWWDKSRDCGPIVEQATHFCDLARYFGGEAELDTVMAHSVEHFEPAGHLSKLPVDESLIKPENRIPRVTCATWKFDTGAVGSLTHCVALQGHNYSTELDVYADGHMLRLVDPYNAPILYFRRPGDDHEEIIRYQNDDPFFSEVANLIDCIEQGPNAAPILSTYEDAVKSYALTWAIREASERSIKKP, translated from the exons ATGAGTCTTCTTGCGAGCAAGTCtgtgcgcgtcgcactgTCTTCCTctgtgcgccgtgcgtcgctGAGCACGATCGCCGCACCGGTACGCACCGGCGTGGCAATGCGTTCGTTCCCGAAACGCTtcgcagccgccgcctATTCGACGCaccacgacgcgccggtgGTCGACTTTGACCCCAACGCGGTGACGGCCATGGACAAGCAGAAGCCCCCTGCGCCTGGTGCCGACTTCCGTGTGGCGATTGTGGGTGCCGGCAACATCAACTTTGGCTCGGACGAGGGCCCGTGGAACCACTCgttccgcctcgagca CAAGCTCGGTCCGCGTCTGAAGGTCACTGCGCTGATCGACCCCAGCGTGGAGCGTGCCAAGAGCGTGCTCAAGACCAAATGCGACTCGTTCGTCGTGAGCGCGTACAAGGACACGGTCATCTACCCCGACGCCGAGAGCTACATCAAGGCGCTCAAGCCCGAGGAGCGCCCCCACGCGATCTGGGTCGGCTCCCCCCCCGCGTTCCGTGGCACGCTGCTCCCCGGCCGCaacctcgagcaggtgctgAACGAGGGCCTGCCCGGTGTTCCCCTCTTTGTCGAGAAGCCCGTGTCGACGGGCCCTGTCGACCAGGCCTTTGAGGTGTCCGACATGCTCAACAAGGCCGGCACGCTTGTGTCTGTCGGCTACATGCTCCGCTACCTCAAGGTCGTGCAGAAGATGAAGCAGGTCATCGAGGAGAACAACCTCAACGTCATGTCCATCAACGCCCGTTACATCATGGCCTACGAGCACACCGCCAAGCTCGACTGGTGGGACAAGAGCCGCGACTGTGGCCcgatcgtcgagcaggccacGCATTTCTGCGACCTGGCCCGCTACTTTGGCGGTGAGGCCGAGCTGGACACGGTGATGGCGCACTCGGTCGAGCACTTTGAGCCTGCTGGCCACCTCAGCAAGCTCCCGGTGGACGAGTCGCTGATCAAGCCCGAAAACCGTATTCCCCGCGtgacgtgcgcgacgtggaaGTTTGACACGGGCGCCGTCGGCTCGCTCACCCACTGCGTTGCCCTGCAGGGCCACAACTACTcgaccgagctcgacgtgtATGCCGATGGCCACATGCTTCGCCTGGTCGATCCCTACAACGCGCCTATCCTCTACTTCCGCCGCCccggcgacgaccacgAGGAGATCATCCGCTACCAGAACGACGACCCCTTCTTCTCGGAGGTCGCCAACCTGATCGACTGCATCGAGCAGGGCCCTAACGCCGCACCGATCCTGTCGACCTACGAGGACGCGGTCAAGTCCTACGCCCTCACCTGGGCCATCcgcgaggcgagcgagcgcagcatcAAGAAGCCGTAG
- a CDS encoding uncharacterized protein (BUSCO:EOG09265I60; EggNog:ENOG503P2XX; COG:W), with amino-acid sequence MSATTVDIDPKLLDELRKFRLSKRSSKGAALVAKIDKKKLLLEEDEILDPITPDELAEELPEHSPRFVVLSYELHHSDGRVSYLSTLYASALSNFSTHADVGKVVDIRDGALSNAILDERLGARR; translated from the exons ATGTCGGCGACGACTGTCGATATCGACCCCAAGCTcctggacgagctgcgcaagttCCGCCTGTCGAAGCGATCGTCCaagggcgcggcgctcgtggcCAAGATCGACAAGAAGaagctcctgctcgaggaagATGAGATCCTGGACCCGATCACCccggacgagctcgccgaaGAGCTTCCGGAGCACTCGCCGCGCTTTGTCGTTCTGAGCTACGAGCTGCACCACTCGGATGGCCGCGTATCCTAT CTTTCGACGCTCTATGCCTCGGCGCTGTCCAACTTttcgacgcacgccgacgtcggcaagGTTGTCGACatccgcgacggcgcgctgtcCAATGCGAttctcgacgagcgcctcggtgcgcgccgctaA
- a CDS encoding uncharacterized protein (EggNog:ENOG503NXG9; COG:S): protein MAQPPASQDGPVPNFENIPTAMYKQEPPAPGADFRLAIVGAGNINFGSDEGPWNHSFRLEHKLGPRLKVVALIDPAAERAKEVLEMKRNSFVLSAYKDTVIYSSIEEYLAAVTPETEPHAMWVGSPPAFRGRLEAGRNLEVLVSDRLPKTGMFVEKPVTTGPVSEVAAVARHIKERGNVVSVGYMLRYLKVVQKMKQIIAENHLTVTAVNGRYIMAYEYLAKLWWWDKKHSLGPVIEQATHFCDLARYFGGEVDLSTVFAHSLEHNEAAGKLSKMPVNEDEVPPEDRIPRVTSATWKYESGAVGSLMHCVALHGQDFFTQLDVFADGYYLRLVDPYNAPALYVRRPGDDHEEVFKYQDDDPFFSEVSNMIDCVEQGPEAAPILSSYEDAVRTYALTWAIRLASEHRLDEVAQLQKDLKL from the exons ATGGCCCAGCCTCCCGCGTCTCAGGACGGCCCTGTGCCGAACTTTGAAAATATCCCTACGGCGATGTACAAGCAGGAACCCcctgcgcccggcgccgactTCCGCCTGGCGATTGTGGGTGCCGGCAACATCAACTTTGGCTCGGACGAGGGCCCGTGGAACCACTCgttccgcctcgagca CAAGCTCGGTCCGCGTCTGAAGGTCGTTGCGCTGATTGATCCcgcggcggagcgtgcCAAGGAGGTGCTCGAGATGAAGCGCAACTCGTTCGTGCTGAGCGCCTACAAGGACACGGTGATCTACAGCTCGATCGAGGAGTACCTCGCGGCTGTCACTCCCGAGACGGAGCCCCACGCGATGTGGGTCGGCTCGCCGCCCGCGTTCCGTGGCCGTCTGGAGGCCGGCCGCAACCTCGAGGTGCTGGTCAGCGACCGCCTGCCCAAGACGGGCATGTTTGTCGAGAAGCCCGTCACCACCGGCCCGGTGAGCgaggtcgcggcggtcgcgcgccacatcaaggagcgcggcaaCGTGGTGTCGGTCGGCTACATGCTGCGCTACCTCAAGGTCGTGCAAAAGATGAAGCAGATCATCGCCGAGAACCACCTGACGGTGACGGCGGTCAACGGCCGCTACATTATGGCTTACGAGtacctcgccaagctctGGTGGTGGGACAAAAAGCACAGTCTCGGCCCGGTCATCGAGCAGGCGACGCACTTTTgcgacctcgcgcgctACTTTGGTGGCGAGGTCGACCTCAGCACCGTGTTTGCGcactcgctcgagcacaaCGAGGCTGCTGGCAAGCTCAGCAAGATGCCCGTgaacgaggacgaggtcCCGCCGGAGGACCGCATCCCGCGCGTGaccagcgcgacgtggaAGTACGAGTCGGGCGCCGTCGGCTCGCTTATGCACTGCGTCGCTCTCCACGGCCAGGACTTTttcacgcagctcgacgtgtTCGCCGATGGCTACTACCTGCGTCTCGTGGACCCGTACaacgcgccggcgctgtacgtgcgccgccccggcgacgaccacgAGGAGGTGTTCAAGTACCAGGACGACGACCCCTTCTTCTCGGAGGTGTCCAACATGATTGActgcgtcgagcagggccCGGAAGCCGCGCCGATCCTCTCGAGCTacgaggacgcggtgcgcacctATGCACTCACGTGGGCCATCCGCCTCGCCAGCGAGCACCGCCTGGACGAGGTGGCCCAGCTGCAGAAGGACCTCAAGCTCTAG
- the HSV2 gene encoding Phosphatidylinositol 3,5-bisphosphate-binding protein (EggNog:ENOG503NUJF; COG:S) produces the protein MQLPRHTLTSRAPRPAFASASFAYVGKGKDAGVVAGCATDEGFAVVHVPSLEVAIRRSFAPPCGLAHAVPLGDTSLIALVGGGEAPLFSPTQVVLWDDAYVPPARPAATTLFSLDDDGVHTSPALPATYGTPGMPVCQLEMHAPVCGVHAIAPDAAHIYLAVVLPTHALLLELTLHDTWTVKRRLRLDTAREARDVCALQYSPSAHAVLLAVPGRTLGHVQLAQVPLDDASVAATTIFIASQSPVAALALWHGGLLATASERGTLVRVWRIVNSPPHAAHAAPRTAIQVHLVRELRRGQDPADTHGLAFAPDAAWLASVSDKGTVHFFRCDPSAPPRTAAERSAAKFYLPLQVFPGGEQGADTDVQEGAWARTAARLAAVSRGTAPRQERASLVWQDTTLYVLTTSGACYGIVPDDGAPASVQNAPPSMQHLQHQCTLTHLALLAWDEDAWV, from the exons ATGCAGCTGCCGCGGCATACActcacgtcgcgcgcgccgcgcccggcgtttgcgagcgcgagctttGCGTACGTCGGCAAGGGGAAGGATGCAGGGGTAGTCGCGGGGTGCGCGACTGACGAGGGATTCGCGGTCGTACACGTGCCATCCCTCGAGGTCGCGATCCGGAGGA gctttgcgccgccgtgcgggCTTGCACACGCTGTGCCTCTTGGGGATACGTCGCTTATCGCGCTGGTTGGTGGGGGTGAGGCGCCGCTCTTTTCGCCGACACAGGTGGTGCTGTGGGACGACGCGTacgtgccgccggcgcgtccggcggccacgacgctcttttcgctcgatgacgacggcgtgcacacgtcgccggcgctgccTGCAACGTACGGGACGCCAGGCATGCCCGTGTGCCAGCTCGAGATGCACGCGCCGGtctgcggcgtgcacgcAATTGCCCCAGACGCGGCGCATATCTATCTCGCAGTGGTGCTGCCTACACACGCGCTCCTCTTGGAGCTCACGTTGCACGATACATGGACGGTCAAGCGCCGTCTGCGCCTCGAtacggcgcgcgaggcacgag ACGTCTGTGCACTGCAGTACAGTCCGTCGGCCCacgccgtgctcctcgccgtGCCGGGACGCACGCTGGGGCAcgtccagctcgcgcaggtgccGCTGGATgacgcgagcgtcgcggcgacgaccatCTTTATAGCGTCGCAGTCgcccgtcgccgcgctcgcgctatggcacggcggcctgctcgccACCGCATCAGAGCGGGGgacgctcgtgcgcgtctGGCGTATCGTGAACTCGCCGCCACACGCGGCACATGccgcgccacgcaccgCGATCCAGGTGCacctcgtgcgcgagctgcggcgcggccagGATCCGGCGGATACGCACGGCCTCGCGTTCGCACCGGACGCCGCTTGGCTGGCTTCAGTAAGCGACAAGGGCACCGTGCACTTTTTCCGGTGCGAtcccagcgcgccgccgcgcacggccgccgagcgctccGCTGCCAAGTTCTACCTGCCGCTCCAAGTGTTTCCGGGCGGGGAGCAGGGCGCAGATACCGACGTCCAGGAAGGGGCATGGGCACGCACCGCAGCacgcctcgcggccgtgAGCCGAGGcaccgcgcctcgccaagaGCGCGCATCGCTCGTGTGGCAGGACACGACGCTCTACGTCCTAACTACGTCGGGTGCGTGCTACGGAATTGTGCCTGACGAcggtgcgcctgcgtccGTCCAAAATGCGCCACCCTCGATGCAGCACCTGCAGCACCAGTGCACCCtcacgcacctcgcgctcctcgcctgGGACGAAGACGCGTGGGTGTAG
- a CDS encoding uncharacterized protein (EggNog:ENOG503P780; COG:S; TransMembrane:1 (o6-28i)): MPVPLLSVIPMGIITALFAVTGTGFSAVSRLANDGKPMRHNLDDWERMMMRRDYRLTGT; this comes from the exons ATGCCGGTTCCGCTGCTGTCTGTGATCCCTATGGGCATCATCACCGCGCTCTTCGCGGTGACGGGTACCGGTTTCAGCGCGGTGTCGCGTCTTGCGAACGACGGCAAG CCGATGCGCCACAACCTCGACGACTGGGAGCGTATGAtgatgcgccgcgactATCGCCTGACAGGAA CATGA
- the nob1 gene encoding 20S-pre-rRNA D-site endonuclease nob1 (COG:O; BUSCO:EOG092620U5; EggNog:ENOG503NXKN) — translation MAAAGRAPGIQALVLDAAPLLTQAKIAGLAEKYYISPTVLAELRDVRAREYLEHLHTTGQIALEVREPGAEAMRKVIDFAKETGDYAVLSTPDMHVLALTYAIEVETHGTWRIREHLGGKTGQQLHEARRLEEKAQEGDAVPAPPKAERRGASSAPQSAPKTEDESGRADDGFTVVDEQHGFRMDAPRPERRATSPPQDDEEDDEAVGGEWITPQNITQHKNKALGLVVDESQPELEDKPSGRRRRNKKKGGNLSVACMTGDFAVQNVLLQMGLRLVSVDGVRIERVKSWVLRCHACYKICKDAERKFCPSCGNATLLRTSVTSSAPGEGGEGMQVHLKPNFQYRNRGTVYSLPLPRAGSASGGKASGSSKNAKTGVPVLREDQTEWQRGVAQVRIRKQKEEKALQKSLDRGQDSLSARYADPDWLPDLLTGKHTPAGHDLPSLGIGRKNPNDRRRRRK, via the exons ATGGCAGCAgcggggcgcgcgccgggcatCCAGGCGCTTGTGCTGGATGCGGCACCGCTCTTGACGCAGGCCAAGATTGCAGGGCTTGCGGAAAAGTACTATATTTCGCCGACTGTGCTCGcagagctgcgcgacgtgcgcgcacgcgagtacctcgagcacctgcaCACTACCGGACAgattgcgctcgaggtgcgcgagccgggcgccgaggcaaTGCGCaaag TGATCGACTTTGCGAAAGAGACGGGTGACTATGCCGTGCTCTCGACGCCGGACATGCACGTCCTGGCGCTGACCTATGCGATCGAGGTCGAGACGCATGGGACGTGGCGCATccgcgagcacctcggcggcaaG ACCGGCCAGCAAttgcacgaggcgcggcgcctggagGAAAAGGCCCAGGAGGGAGACGCGGTGCCCGCGCCccccaaggccgagcgccgcggcgcgtccagCGCCCCGCAGAGCGCGCCCAAGACGGAGGACGAGAGCGGCCGTGCAGACGACGGCTTTACGGTCGTTGACGAGCAGCACGGCTTCCGCAtggatgcgccgcgcccggaACGCCGCGCGACATCGCCCCCccaggacgacgaggaggacgacgaggcggtgggCGGCGAGTGGATCACGCCGCAAAACATTACACAGCACAAGAACAAGGCGCTGggtctcgtcgtcgacgagtcgcagcccgagctcgaggacaagccgagcggccgccgcaggcgcaACAAGAAGAAAGGCGGCAACCTGTCCGTTGCGTGCATGACGGGCGACTTTGCGGTGCAAAACGTGCTCCTGCAGATGGGCCTGCGCCTAGTgagcgtcgacggcgtgcggaTTGAGCGCGTAAAGAGCTGGGTACTCCGCTGCCACGCCTGCTACAAGATCTGCaaggatgccgagcgcaagtTTTGCCCGTCGTGCGGCAACGCGACTCTCCTGCGCACGTCGGTCACCTCGAGTGCGCCTGGCGAGGGTGGGGAGGGGATGCAGGTCCACCTCAAGCCCAACTTTCAGTACCGCAACCGCGGCACGGTCTActcgctgccgctgccccgcgccggcagtgcgtcgggcggcaaggcgagcggctcgagcaAGAACGCCAAgaccggcgtgccggtTCTACGGGAAGACCAGACCGAGtggcagcgcggcgtcgcgcaggtgcgcatCCGCAAGCAGAAGGAGGAAAAGGCGCTGCAAAagtcgctcgaccgcggccAGGACTCGCTGTCGGCACGCTATGCGGACCCCGACTGGCTCCCCGATCTGCTCACCGGTAAGCACACGCCTGCAGGCCACGACCTTccgtcgctcggcatcggACGTAAGAATCCCAACgatcgtcgtcggcggcggaaATAG
- a CDS encoding peroxisome-assembly ATPase (COG:O; EggNog:ENOG503NXX7; TransMembrane:1 (i207-224o)), protein MRRSGPWRPAAVVAPLRARAFHASAARCEEDLYQVLELQRGASKAQIKNQFYKLSKKYHPDVSKSEEGKQLFQRVSEAYATLGNDRKRREYDQQLAVRSHSAGASASAPTYDPGENMRRRATANYAWAYRQRTAKTHTSDYAPKPPPQSPGNASHLFTKMAERESRREFARQKAGTSGVYGNPDTFRVWSQKRWSQEEHQAEMMSPFLRFVQVAAVMGGAVWLSNKLLS, encoded by the coding sequence ATGCGACGCAGCGGGCCgtggcggccggcggcggtggttgcgccgctgcgcgcgcgcgcattccatgcgagcgcggcgcggtgcgaaGAGGATCTATACCAGGTGCttgagctgcagcgcggtgcATCCAAGGCCCAGATCAAGAACCAGTTCTACAAGCTATCGAAGAAATACCATCCCGACGTGAGCAAGTCGGAGGAGGGCAAGCAGCTCTTTCAGCGCGTAAGCGAGGCGTACGCGACGCTTGGAAACgaccgcaagcgccgcgagtacgaccagcagctcgcggtgcgcagccaCTCTGCCGGGGCGTCTGCATCCGCGCCGACGTATGACCCCGGGGAGAAtatgcggcggcgggccaCGGCGAACTACGCGTGGGCTTACcgccagcgcaccgccaaGACGCACACGTCCGACTATGCGCccaagccgccgccgcagtCGCCCGGCAACGCGTCGCACCTCTTTACCAAGATGGCTGAGCGCGAGTCGCGCCGTGAATTCGCGCGGCAGAAAGCAGGAACGAGTGGCGTGTACGGCAATCCCGATACCTTTCGCGTCTGGAGCCAAAAGCGCTGGAGCCAGGAAGAGCACCAAGCCGAGATGATGTCCCCGTTCCTGCGCTTTGTCCAAGTCGCGGCCGTgatgggcggcgcggtgtgGCTCTCCAACAAATTGCTCTCGTAG